The proteins below are encoded in one region of Aquisphaera giovannonii:
- the rpsT gene encoding 30S ribosomal protein S20 produces the protein MPNSAQAAKRLRQSKKRRMHNRITKKVIKTSMKKAVTSVTEGDAAAVEVNVRAAMAKIDKAGARGVLHKNTAARRKSKLARSVAAAKAKAEAKSAPPAAQA, from the coding sequence ATGCCAAATTCAGCCCAAGCGGCCAAGCGGCTGCGCCAGAGCAAGAAGCGGCGGATGCACAACCGGATCACCAAGAAGGTGATCAAGACGTCCATGAAGAAGGCCGTCACCTCGGTCACCGAGGGGGACGCGGCGGCCGTCGAGGTGAACGTCCGCGCGGCCATGGCCAAGATCGACAAGGCCGGCGCCCGCGGCGTCCTCCACAAGAACACCGCCGCCCGCCGCAAGAGCAAGCTCGCCCGCTCCGTCGCCGCGGCGAAGGCGAAGGCCGAGGCCAAGTCCGCGCCGCCCGCCGCCCAGGCGTGA
- a CDS encoding PP2C family protein-serine/threonine phosphatase — protein sequence MCLLAKIRSWWHRLVGQSPVDNDQDATDEFATLSSLNLLPGQLKLKVGVVSVRGNYREHNEDNFFVPGRRPVRADLSDASNDRPTMTFDVSNLFIVADGMGGQQAGEKASLMAVEQIPPAIARRLSQVDREPKAIQESIREAVAEVNSEILSSSGLVTEYSNMGTTVVLALFRHDKVYVAGIGDSRAYRLREGRLEQLTEDHNLARALLKAGTITAAELPNHKFTNVLYLYLGSKDARGGPEEFKVLDVKPGDRFLLASDGLTSVVPDEEITRMLGTVGDPQQAAVMLKDLALHNDSHDNVTCLVIHVVAENAPAPHDAPSSVPASV from the coding sequence GTGTGCTTGCTAGCGAAGATCAGGTCCTGGTGGCATCGGCTCGTCGGGCAGTCCCCGGTCGATAACGACCAGGACGCGACCGACGAGTTCGCCACGCTCTCGTCCCTGAACCTCCTGCCGGGCCAGCTCAAGCTGAAGGTCGGGGTGGTCTCGGTGCGGGGGAATTACCGCGAGCACAACGAGGACAACTTCTTCGTCCCGGGCCGCCGGCCGGTCCGCGCGGACCTCTCGGACGCCAGCAACGACCGCCCGACGATGACCTTCGACGTGTCCAATCTGTTCATCGTCGCCGACGGCATGGGGGGCCAGCAGGCCGGCGAGAAGGCGAGCCTCATGGCGGTGGAGCAGATCCCGCCGGCCATCGCGAGGCGGCTCTCGCAGGTCGACCGCGAGCCGAAGGCCATCCAGGAATCGATCCGGGAGGCGGTCGCCGAGGTCAACTCGGAGATCCTCAGCAGCTCCGGGCTGGTTACCGAATACTCGAACATGGGGACCACCGTGGTCCTCGCCCTCTTCCGCCATGACAAGGTTTACGTGGCGGGCATCGGCGACTCCCGCGCCTACCGGCTTCGTGAGGGGCGCCTGGAGCAGCTCACCGAGGACCACAACCTGGCGCGGGCCCTCCTGAAGGCCGGGACGATCACCGCCGCGGAGCTGCCGAATCACAAGTTCACGAACGTGCTCTACCTCTACCTCGGCAGCAAGGACGCCCGGGGGGGCCCCGAGGAATTCAAGGTCCTGGACGTCAAGCCGGGCGACCGGTTCCTGCTGGCGAGCGACGGGCTGACGAGCGTCGTCCCGGACGAGGAGATCACGCGGATGCTGGGCACGGTGGGCGACCCCCAGCAGGCGGCCGTGATGCTCAAGGACCTGGCGCTGCACAACGACTCGCACGACAACGTCACCTGCCTCGTCATCCACGTGGTCGCCGAGAACGCCCCGGCCCCCCACGACGCGCCGTCCTCGGTCCCCGCCTCGGTCTGA
- a CDS encoding PIG-L family deacetylase, with amino-acid sequence MTETGNLELDLIAVGAHPDDVEIACGGTLARLVRKGYKVGIVDLTDGEPTPGSPGPDVRLEEARRAAEILGVATRINLNLPNRRLFDSFENRVALATVFRRHRPKVVIGFGGKTVLASPDHYQAMLITDAAVFYSRLSKWDEHFEGLTPHVISNQLSFPIALHGLDLPEASGYIVADIGPTLEVKLEAIRVYATQFPPSKAGIFRAVETMNRYHGLTAGFEAGELFLTYRSVGIDDLMHWASPAHTRT; translated from the coding sequence ATGACCGAAACCGGCAACCTGGAGCTCGACCTGATCGCCGTCGGGGCACACCCGGACGACGTCGAGATCGCCTGCGGCGGCACCCTGGCGAGGCTGGTCCGCAAGGGGTACAAGGTCGGCATCGTCGACCTGACCGACGGCGAGCCGACCCCGGGCTCGCCCGGGCCGGACGTCCGTTTGGAGGAGGCCCGGAGGGCCGCCGAGATCCTCGGAGTCGCGACGCGGATCAATCTCAACCTGCCCAACCGCCGGCTCTTCGACTCGTTCGAGAATCGCGTGGCCCTGGCGACGGTCTTCCGGCGACACCGCCCCAAGGTCGTCATCGGCTTCGGGGGCAAGACCGTCCTCGCCTCCCCGGACCATTACCAGGCGATGCTCATCACCGACGCGGCGGTCTTCTACAGCCGGTTGAGCAAGTGGGACGAGCACTTCGAAGGACTCACCCCGCACGTCATCAGCAACCAGCTCAGTTTCCCGATCGCCTTGCATGGGTTAGACTTGCCCGAGGCGTCCGGCTACATCGTGGCGGACATCGGGCCGACGCTGGAGGTCAAGCTCGAGGCCATCCGCGTGTACGCCACCCAGTTTCCGCCCAGCAAAGCTGGCATCTTCCGGGCGGTCGAGACGATGAATCGATATCACGGCCTCACCGCGGGCTTCGAAGCGGGCGAGCTCTTCCTGACCTATCGTTCCGTGGGGATTGATGACTTGATGCATTGGGCGAGCCCGGCCCACACCCGCACGTGA
- a CDS encoding translation initiation factor, which translates to MTRLFAGTPWDRPPTCDRCGQPESECRCPPVVPEPLRIPPEKQTARIGVEKRPKGKVVTVVSGLDPAGNDLEGLTARLKTSCGTGGTLKEGQIELQGDHAKKAEGLLQSIGYKTKRR; encoded by the coding sequence GTGACACGCCTCTTCGCCGGGACGCCCTGGGACCGGCCGCCGACCTGCGACCGTTGCGGCCAGCCGGAGTCGGAGTGCCGGTGCCCGCCCGTCGTGCCGGAGCCCCTCCGGATCCCGCCCGAGAAGCAGACCGCCCGGATCGGCGTGGAGAAGCGGCCTAAGGGGAAGGTCGTCACCGTGGTCTCCGGACTCGACCCGGCGGGGAACGACCTGGAGGGCCTGACGGCACGCCTGAAGACGTCGTGCGGCACGGGCGGGACCCTCAAGGAGGGCCAGATCGAGCTGCAGGGCGACCACGCGAAGAAGGCCGAGGGGCTGCTCCAGTCCATCGGATACAAGACCAAGCGACGCTAG
- the amrB gene encoding AmmeMemoRadiSam system protein B: MSSLDRPRLRPLSARRFEHEGKSYALIEDPQGAFRDPVLVPLDAFVKVCRHFDGENSVDDVRAKVLEETGEALPEEVLSRLVAQLDRAMVLDGPEFAAFLGRYRRSEMRPAALAGRSYSANGPALRAQINGLYKGPGGAGPPALGVASKGERLRAVLSPHIDFGRGGPVYTWAYKELAERADADVYVILGVAHQYCRRRFALTRKDFETPLGIVRTDREYVDRIAAVAGEDLFDDELVHRGEHSVEFQTVFLRHILSKDRDFRIVPILVGSFHDHMERGVEPIDDPSVRRFVEALREAERASGKAVAYIGGIDLCHVGPEFGDPSPVDEGLLETIRNFDRAMLDRAADGDPEGWFRTAAEVSNRWRVCGLAATYTMLHALGPVKGTLLRYDQALDSRRRCCVSFASMSFHAPDPGPRPGPPSNADDGHPRD; the protein is encoded by the coding sequence ATGTCCAGCCTCGATCGTCCCAGGCTCCGCCCGCTCTCGGCACGCCGGTTCGAACACGAGGGGAAGTCGTATGCCCTGATCGAGGATCCTCAGGGGGCGTTCCGCGACCCGGTCCTCGTGCCGCTGGACGCGTTCGTCAAGGTCTGCCGCCATTTCGACGGGGAGAACTCCGTCGACGACGTCCGGGCGAAGGTGCTCGAGGAGACGGGCGAGGCGTTGCCGGAGGAGGTCCTGTCGCGGCTCGTCGCGCAGCTCGATCGGGCGATGGTCCTGGACGGGCCGGAGTTCGCCGCCTTCCTCGGGCGGTACCGCCGGTCCGAGATGCGGCCCGCGGCCCTGGCGGGTCGGTCGTACTCCGCCAACGGCCCGGCGCTCCGGGCGCAGATCAACGGCCTCTACAAGGGGCCGGGCGGGGCGGGCCCGCCGGCGCTCGGCGTGGCGTCGAAGGGAGAGCGGCTGCGGGCCGTGCTCAGCCCGCACATCGATTTCGGGCGAGGCGGGCCGGTCTATACGTGGGCCTACAAGGAGCTCGCCGAGCGGGCCGACGCGGACGTGTACGTGATCCTGGGCGTCGCCCACCAGTATTGCCGCAGGCGGTTCGCGCTGACGCGGAAGGACTTCGAGACGCCCCTGGGGATCGTCCGGACCGACCGCGAGTACGTGGACCGGATCGCGGCCGTCGCCGGCGAGGACCTGTTCGACGACGAGCTCGTCCACCGGGGCGAGCACTCGGTCGAGTTCCAGACCGTCTTCCTCCGTCACATCCTTTCGAAGGACCGCGACTTCCGGATCGTCCCGATCCTGGTCGGCTCGTTCCACGACCACATGGAGCGGGGCGTCGAGCCGATCGACGACCCCTCGGTGCGGCGGTTCGTGGAGGCCCTCCGCGAGGCGGAGCGCGCCAGCGGCAAGGCCGTGGCCTACATCGGCGGCATCGACCTCTGCCACGTGGGCCCGGAGTTCGGCGATCCCTCCCCCGTGGACGAGGGGCTCCTCGAGACGATCCGGAACTTCGACCGCGCGATGCTCGATCGCGCGGCCGACGGCGATCCGGAGGGCTGGTTCCGCACCGCGGCGGAGGTCTCGAATCGCTGGCGGGTCTGCGGGCTGGCCGCGACCTACACGATGCTGCACGCCCTCGGCCCGGTGAAGGGGACGCTCCTGCGATACGACCAGGCCCTCGACTCCCGCCGGCGCTGCTGTGTAAGCTTTGCGAGCATGAGCTTCCACGCCCCCGATCCGGGGCCCCGCCCCGGCCCCCCATCGAATGCCGACGATGGCCACCCCCGCGATTGA
- a CDS encoding alpha/beta fold hydrolase produces MPGEPAAEATGCRPPADVRREVELYDERAEAGTWDGPRYRMTYRILGEGPPLIWIPGIAATYRVYAMVLNRLSERFRTIQYAYPGDEPADGARLGAITHEHLADDLFGLIDHLRLGRTFLVGLSFGSTVLLRAIAREPRRFPRSVVQGAFARRRFTAAERLALALGRRIPGPASRLPLRETVLTYNSKPDFPAVLADRWPFYLEQNGATPIRALAHRTAMVAGLDLRPIAGRVASELLLVQGREDRIVPYRYFEELKGLLPRSESVVMPTVGHIPHLTHAEVFARLIGEWLVPCNEGGQCSRDAATGPAEGPRS; encoded by the coding sequence ATGCCGGGCGAGCCCGCCGCGGAGGCGACGGGTTGCCGCCCCCCCGCGGACGTCCGCCGCGAGGTCGAGCTCTACGACGAGCGGGCGGAGGCGGGCACCTGGGACGGCCCCCGCTATCGGATGACCTACCGGATCCTCGGCGAGGGCCCGCCGCTGATCTGGATACCGGGGATCGCGGCGACGTACCGGGTCTACGCGATGGTCCTGAACCGGCTTTCGGAGCGGTTCCGCACCATCCAGTACGCCTATCCGGGCGACGAGCCGGCGGACGGCGCGCGGCTCGGGGCGATCACCCACGAGCACCTCGCGGACGACCTCTTCGGGCTGATCGACCACCTGCGGCTCGGCCGCACCTTCCTGGTCGGGCTCTCGTTCGGTTCCACGGTCCTGCTCCGGGCGATCGCGCGGGAGCCGCGGCGGTTCCCGCGATCGGTCGTGCAGGGGGCGTTCGCCCGCCGCCGGTTCACGGCGGCGGAGAGGCTGGCGCTCGCCCTGGGCCGGCGCATCCCCGGGCCGGCGTCGAGGCTCCCCCTCCGCGAGACGGTCCTCACCTACAACAGCAAGCCCGACTTCCCGGCGGTCCTGGCCGACCGCTGGCCCTTCTACCTGGAGCAGAACGGGGCGACGCCGATCCGGGCGCTCGCGCATCGGACCGCGATGGTCGCCGGCCTGGACCTGCGGCCGATCGCGGGTCGCGTCGCGTCCGAGCTGCTCCTCGTCCAGGGCCGCGAGGATCGCATCGTGCCGTACCGATACTTCGAAGAGCTCAAGGGCCTGCTCCCGCGGTCGGAGAGCGTCGTCATGCCCACCGTCGGCCACATCCCGCACCTGACGCACGCGGAGGTTTTTGCCCGGCTGATCGGCGAGTGGCTCGTGCCCTGCAACGAGGGCGGGCAATGCTCCCGCGACGCCGCCACGGGGCCGGCGGAAGGCCCTCGGTCGTGA
- a CDS encoding endonuclease III has protein sequence MPSWTESYPRLIALLNEHYGPPPVHEGGEDRSPFEAGLAAALGVDIGASRRSPVIAALDRAGLLEATTLAAMSATEVRDAVVAIGFALTPADALQVHRFAKWFADRLPDEADARDEAAAPTADLRDALLAVKGIGQATADSILLAMGRPSYPIDRATFRILVRHGWADGSTEYDEARAPIVASARGAPAELAELSYGLARIGRQFCGPRTPKCARCPLQCLLPDGGPLEPEG, from the coding sequence ATGCCTTCGTGGACCGAATCGTACCCGCGGCTGATCGCCCTGCTGAACGAACACTACGGCCCGCCGCCCGTCCACGAGGGCGGCGAGGATCGTTCGCCGTTCGAGGCGGGCCTCGCCGCCGCCCTGGGCGTCGACATCGGCGCCTCGCGGCGATCGCCGGTCATCGCCGCCCTGGACCGCGCCGGCCTCCTGGAGGCGACGACGCTCGCGGCCATGAGCGCGACCGAGGTCCGTGACGCCGTCGTGGCGATCGGATTCGCCCTCACGCCGGCCGATGCGCTCCAGGTCCACCGGTTCGCGAAGTGGTTCGCGGATCGCCTCCCGGACGAGGCCGACGCGCGCGACGAGGCGGCCGCGCCCACGGCCGACCTCCGCGACGCGCTCCTGGCCGTGAAGGGGATCGGGCAGGCCACGGCCGATTCGATCCTGCTGGCGATGGGCCGGCCGTCCTACCCGATCGATCGAGCCACCTTCCGGATCCTCGTCCGGCACGGCTGGGCGGACGGCTCGACCGAGTACGACGAGGCCCGCGCCCCGATCGTGGCCTCGGCCCGGGGGGCGCCCGCCGAGCTCGCCGAGCTCTCCTACGGCCTGGCCCGGATCGGCCGCCAGTTCTGCGGGCCGAGGACGCCGAAGTGCGCCCGATGCCCGCTCCAATGCCTCCTCCCGGACGGCGGCCCGCTGGAGCCCGAAGGCTGA
- a CDS encoding DinB family protein produces MTPIESLIERYAAGSTLLAYAAGGIHDEKARERPGPGRWSCAELVAHIVDSDLVDSDRMKRVIADEAATLLPYDENRWVAGLHSAEMPIDAGLALFAANRAWTARILRACDEAAFRRAGLHGERGRLTLAELVAANVTHLDHHLRFLYGKRANLGISVQPRYLNSTID; encoded by the coding sequence ATGACCCCGATCGAATCACTGATCGAACGCTACGCGGCGGGCTCGACCCTGCTGGCCTATGCGGCCGGCGGCATCCACGACGAGAAGGCACGCGAGCGGCCGGGCCCGGGGAGATGGAGCTGCGCGGAGCTGGTCGCCCACATCGTCGACAGCGACCTCGTCGATTCCGACCGGATGAAGCGGGTGATCGCGGACGAGGCGGCCACGCTCCTGCCCTATGACGAGAACCGCTGGGTCGCCGGCCTGCATTCCGCGGAGATGCCGATCGACGCCGGGCTCGCCCTCTTCGCCGCGAACCGGGCGTGGACGGCCCGGATCCTCCGGGCCTGCGACGAGGCCGCCTTCCGGCGGGCGGGCCTGCACGGGGAACGAGGCCGGCTGACGCTGGCGGAGCTCGTCGCGGCGAATGTCACCCACCTCGATCACCACCTCCGCTTCCTGTATGGTAAGCGGGCCAACCTGGGGATCTCCGTGCAGCCGAGATACCTCAACTCCACCATCGACTGA
- a CDS encoding tetratricopeptide repeat protein, whose protein sequence is MSAESNPVDRQKAKTFFQYGNDAVQKSNLDYAIDMYKQACKLVPDSLPYRQSLRGAQRKKFNNDPTKVGMLAGAKNQTIRMRARSAKSKGQHLQALEVCEEAFTNNPWDVATAWEASEAAEGAKLGPLAEWYVESVLAFAKDVDFFRHAAAVFERNEHWAKAIATWERVKQLDPNDENANRKINQLSASSTIQRAGLDQSLDRRNKVEAESKEEAQARVERLKIEQLSPEERWLKEIQDNPNQVWPYMNLAEHHRNRSQLDHAEKILAQGVKNNPREPMILQAYADVQIARMKRAIDSWTQRVSERPDDEAARAKLEQITRLLADYEIKEHRRRLGLNPEDANLHYQLGLCLAKAGQHDEAIAEFQHARSSPALKVKALYQVGLSFEANRALKLADRAYRDALKNLEDEDLATSNALHYRLGRVAEEMGNMEAAEEHYNEVAANDYSYLDVAQRLRNLN, encoded by the coding sequence ATGTCCGCGGAGTCGAACCCCGTCGATCGACAGAAGGCCAAGACCTTTTTCCAGTACGGCAACGACGCCGTGCAGAAGTCGAACCTCGACTACGCCATCGACATGTACAAGCAGGCGTGCAAGCTCGTCCCGGACAGCCTGCCTTACCGCCAGTCGCTCCGCGGCGCCCAGCGGAAGAAGTTCAATAACGACCCTACCAAGGTGGGCATGCTGGCGGGGGCGAAGAATCAGACGATCCGGATGCGGGCGCGGTCGGCGAAGTCGAAGGGGCAGCACCTCCAGGCGCTCGAGGTCTGCGAGGAGGCGTTCACGAACAACCCCTGGGACGTCGCCACCGCGTGGGAGGCGTCGGAGGCGGCGGAGGGGGCCAAGCTCGGGCCGCTCGCGGAATGGTACGTGGAGTCGGTCCTGGCGTTCGCCAAGGACGTGGACTTCTTCCGCCATGCCGCCGCGGTCTTCGAACGGAACGAGCACTGGGCCAAGGCGATCGCGACCTGGGAGCGGGTCAAGCAGCTGGACCCCAACGACGAGAACGCCAACCGCAAGATCAACCAGCTGTCGGCCAGCTCCACGATCCAGCGGGCGGGCCTGGATCAGTCCCTGGACAGGCGCAACAAGGTTGAGGCCGAGAGCAAGGAGGAGGCCCAGGCCCGGGTGGAACGCCTGAAGATCGAGCAGCTCTCCCCGGAGGAACGCTGGCTGAAGGAGATCCAGGACAACCCCAACCAGGTCTGGCCCTACATGAACCTGGCGGAGCACCACCGCAACCGGAGCCAGCTCGACCACGCGGAGAAGATCCTGGCCCAGGGTGTGAAGAACAACCCGCGGGAGCCGATGATCCTCCAGGCCTACGCCGACGTGCAGATCGCCCGGATGAAGCGGGCCATCGACTCCTGGACCCAGCGGGTCAGCGAGCGCCCGGACGACGAGGCGGCGAGGGCGAAGCTGGAGCAGATCACCAGGCTCCTGGCCGATTACGAGATCAAGGAGCATCGCCGCCGCCTGGGGCTCAACCCGGAGGACGCGAACCTCCATTACCAGCTCGGCCTCTGCCTGGCGAAGGCCGGCCAGCACGACGAGGCGATCGCCGAGTTCCAGCACGCCCGCTCCAGCCCCGCGCTCAAGGTCAAGGCGCTCTACCAGGTCGGCCTCTCCTTCGAGGCCAACCGGGCCCTGAAGCTCGCCGACCGCGCGTACCGAGACGCGCTGAAGAACCTCGAGGACGAGGACCTGGCGACATCCAACGCCCTGCATTACCGGCTGGGCCGCGTCGCCGAGGAGATGGGCAACATGGAGGCGGCGGAGGAGCATTACAACGAGGTCGCGGCCAATGATTATTCGTACCTCGACGTCGCCCAGCGGCTTCGCAACTTGAACTGA
- a CDS encoding serine/threonine-protein kinase, translated as MLALEDFVDAVSRSGLVPRSDLAAFRAGLEASVGGEASVDLARRLVRQGLLTGYQARKLLAGATRGFFLGGYRILRPLGEGGMGKVYLAVNHKNEERVAIKVLPPRKALEEAGSLPRFRREMELSQRCVHPNVARTLAVGNEGDVYFMVLEYIPGMSLYDMVRSDRYGPLRVTDAAKLFLRVIDGLAAAHRAGLVHRDIKPSNIMITPDGNAKILDLGLARALGEEKGITRANTVLGTLDYASPEQLSDATKADVRSDLYSLGCTIYYALSGRPPFEGGDMINKIFRQRLDDPEPLEKAARGVPAAFAAIVRKLMSKKPEERYQTCEELRADMARWTDPDRVHAILGAEADAARSFRPPAPALAEEDLLLLSLSDESESGFASLRDLGDPEPSNAPRHKAPLPPLAAARRPLPAARPRQESVDDLRWLFHFCLVAMGLGLLAILIIAVALRG; from the coding sequence ATGCTCGCGCTCGAGGACTTCGTGGACGCCGTCTCCCGGTCGGGGCTCGTGCCCCGCTCGGACCTGGCCGCGTTTCGCGCCGGGCTCGAGGCGTCGGTCGGCGGCGAGGCGTCCGTGGACCTGGCCCGCCGGCTCGTGCGGCAGGGGCTCCTGACCGGCTACCAGGCGCGGAAGCTCCTGGCCGGGGCGACCCGGGGCTTCTTCCTGGGGGGCTATCGGATCCTCCGGCCCCTGGGCGAGGGGGGCATGGGCAAGGTCTACCTCGCCGTGAACCACAAGAATGAGGAGCGGGTCGCGATCAAGGTCCTGCCTCCCAGGAAGGCGCTGGAGGAGGCCGGCAGCCTGCCGCGGTTCCGCCGCGAGATGGAGCTCTCCCAACGCTGCGTCCACCCCAACGTCGCCCGCACGCTGGCCGTCGGCAACGAGGGGGACGTGTACTTCATGGTGCTGGAGTACATCCCCGGGATGAGCTTGTACGACATGGTGCGGAGCGATCGCTACGGCCCGCTCCGCGTCACCGACGCGGCGAAGCTGTTCCTCCGCGTCATCGACGGCCTGGCCGCCGCCCACCGGGCGGGGCTGGTGCACCGGGACATCAAGCCGTCGAACATCATGATCACGCCGGACGGCAACGCCAAGATCCTGGACCTGGGGCTGGCCCGGGCCCTCGGCGAGGAGAAGGGGATCACCCGGGCCAACACGGTGCTCGGCACGCTCGACTACGCCAGCCCGGAGCAGCTCAGCGACGCGACGAAGGCGGACGTCCGCAGCGACCTATACAGCCTGGGCTGCACGATCTATTACGCCCTCTCCGGCCGCCCCCCCTTCGAGGGGGGCGACATGATCAACAAGATCTTCCGCCAGCGGCTGGATGACCCGGAGCCCCTGGAGAAGGCGGCCCGCGGCGTGCCCGCCGCGTTCGCGGCGATCGTCCGCAAGCTGATGTCCAAGAAGCCGGAGGAGCGCTACCAGACCTGCGAGGAGCTGAGGGCCGACATGGCCCGCTGGACCGACCCGGATCGGGTCCACGCGATCCTCGGCGCGGAGGCCGACGCGGCGCGCTCGTTCCGGCCCCCCGCGCCCGCACTGGCGGAGGAGGACCTGCTGCTCCTGTCGCTCTCCGACGAGTCGGAGTCGGGCTTCGCCTCGCTGCGAGACCTCGGCGACCCGGAGCCGTCCAACGCGCCGCGACACAAGGCCCCCCTGCCCCCGCTCGCCGCCGCCAGGCGGCCCCTGCCCGCCGCCCGGCCTCGCCAGGAGTCCGTGGACGACCTCCGCTGGCTCTTCCACTTCTGCCTGGTCGCCATGGGCCTCGGCCTCCTGGCCATCCTGATCATCGCCGTGGCGCTCAGGGGCTGA